A genomic stretch from Deinococcus radiotolerans includes:
- a CDS encoding ABC transporter permease, protein MTTTTVPQSKPKQDSIFWRRFRRSTPGKVGAVIVLAFVLLAVFASVLKPYDPRNEPNRYTLRLKPPSITALWNAEAKQTYTDPVSGKVNIFAAPFGTDNLGRDVMTRVLHGTRISLKVGVVSTLLALVLGTLLGVLAGYFGGWLDSVLGYLTDVMLAFPGILLAIGFASIFSADNPPLLIAGMDRLFALNSPQLVTAMLAVSLVQIPVYLRLARGVVLSVREREFVAAAGALGASQARMVFRHVLPNSLSPLIVQGALSIATATIEVAALGFLGIGAQPPLPEWGTMISDSRQYYLDAPWTMIFPGLAIFLTVLGFNLLGDGLRDVLDPRSTQ, encoded by the coding sequence ATGACAACAACGACTGTTCCGCAGTCCAAACCCAAGCAGGACAGCATCTTCTGGCGCCGGTTCCGGCGCAGCACGCCCGGCAAGGTGGGCGCCGTGATCGTGCTGGCCTTCGTGCTGCTGGCCGTGTTCGCCAGCGTCCTGAAACCCTACGACCCGCGCAATGAACCCAACCGGTACACGCTGCGCCTGAAACCGCCGTCCATCACCGCCCTGTGGAATGCCGAGGCGAAGCAGACGTACACCGACCCGGTCAGCGGCAAGGTGAACATCTTCGCGGCGCCGTTCGGCACGGACAACCTGGGCCGCGACGTGATGACCCGCGTGCTGCACGGTACCCGCATTAGCCTGAAAGTCGGTGTGGTCAGCACCCTCCTGGCGCTGGTCCTGGGGACCCTGCTGGGCGTGCTGGCCGGGTACTTCGGCGGGTGGCTGGACAGCGTGCTGGGCTACCTGACGGACGTGATGCTGGCCTTCCCCGGCATCCTGCTCGCCATCGGCTTTGCCAGCATCTTCAGCGCGGACAATCCGCCGCTGCTGATCGCCGGGATGGACCGCCTGTTCGCGCTGAACAGTCCCCAGCTGGTGACGGCCATGCTGGCCGTGTCCCTGGTGCAGATCCCGGTGTACCTGCGTCTGGCGCGCGGCGTGGTCCTCTCGGTCCGCGAGCGGGAGTTCGTGGCCGCCGCCGGAGCGCTGGGCGCCTCGCAGGCCCGCATGGTGTTCCGGCACGTGCTGCCCAACAGCCTCTCGCCGCTGATCGTGCAGGGTGCCCTGAGCATCGCCACGGCCACGATTGAGGTCGCGGCGCTGGGCTTCCTGGGCATCGGGGCGCAGCCGCCCCTGCCAGAGTGGGGCACCATGATCAGTGACAGCCGCCAGTACTACCTAGACGCCCCGTGGACCATGATCTTCCCGGGCCTAGCGATCTTCCTGACCGTGCTGGGCTTCAACCTGCTCGGCGACGGGCTGCGCGACGTGCTGGACCCCCGCAGCACCCAGTAA
- the ftsY gene encoding signal recognition particle-docking protein FtsY, with protein MSWLERLRDGLSKTRKQINDTAGYLGTDVRDVLTNRLDTIEDLEYALIAADVGRAATEEILEDIRRAEGKNLQEALMDALTLQLEPDAKRAEFRKLGFSPDARRSSVDPKGHVVMVIGVNGVGKTTTIAKLGQYYVNRGKSVMFAAGDTFRAAASTQLGVWGDRLGIPVVQGADGGDPAAVAFDGATARAARGTDLLFVDTAGRLHNKHNLMEELKKVRRVVDKADPGEPAEVWLVLDAVTGQNGLQQAKKFHEATPLTGVIVTKLDGTAKGGILVPIVRELGVPIKFIGVGEQPGDLQPFDSREFVRALFDVNIPRE; from the coding sequence GTGAGCTGGCTCGAACGTCTCCGCGACGGGCTGTCCAAAACCCGCAAGCAGATCAACGACACCGCCGGGTACCTCGGCACTGACGTCCGCGACGTCCTCACCAACCGGCTGGACACCATCGAGGACCTCGAGTACGCCCTGATCGCCGCAGACGTGGGCCGCGCCGCCACAGAGGAGATCCTGGAGGACATCCGCCGCGCCGAGGGCAAGAACCTTCAGGAGGCCCTGATGGACGCCCTGACGCTGCAACTGGAACCGGACGCCAAACGCGCCGAGTTCCGCAAGCTGGGCTTCAGCCCCGACGCGCGGCGCAGCAGCGTGGACCCCAAGGGCCACGTCGTCATGGTGATCGGCGTGAACGGGGTGGGGAAGACCACCACGATCGCCAAACTGGGCCAGTACTACGTGAACCGCGGCAAGAGCGTCATGTTCGCCGCGGGGGACACCTTCCGCGCGGCGGCCAGCACGCAGCTGGGCGTGTGGGGTGACCGCCTGGGCATCCCGGTCGTGCAGGGCGCGGACGGCGGGGACCCCGCAGCGGTCGCCTTCGACGGCGCGACCGCGCGCGCCGCGCGCGGCACCGACCTGCTGTTCGTGGACACGGCCGGGCGCCTGCACAACAAGCACAACCTGATGGAAGAACTGAAGAAGGTCCGGCGCGTGGTCGACAAGGCCGACCCGGGCGAACCCGCCGAGGTGTGGCTGGTCCTGGACGCCGTGACCGGCCAGAACGGCCTGCAACAGGCCAAGAAGTTCCATGAGGCCACGCCACTGACCGGCGTGATCGTCACGAAACTGGACGGCACCGCCAAGGGCGGCATTCTGGTGCCGATCGTGCGGGAACTGGGTGTGCCCATCAAGTTCATCGGCGTGGGCGAGCAGCCCGGCGACCTGCAACCCTTCGACAGCCGCGAGTTCGTGCGGGCACTGTTCGACGTGAACATTCCCCGCGAGTAA
- a CDS encoding glutaredoxin family protein, producing the protein MALPTLTLYTRPGCALCEQAAHHLSDLEFRFTPVNIDVDPDLRARWSEHVPVLTWTPAGQAEQVLGKGSFSRGRLGQIKLHLLRLQP; encoded by the coding sequence GTGGCCCTTCCCACCCTGACCCTGTATACCCGGCCCGGCTGCGCCCTGTGCGAGCAGGCGGCCCACCACCTCAGCGACCTTGAATTTCGGTTCACCCCCGTGAATATCGACGTGGACCCCGACCTGCGGGCGCGCTGGAGTGAGCACGTCCCCGTGCTGACCTGGACCCCAGCCGGGCAGGCCGAGCAGGTCCTGGGGAAAGGGTCGTTCAGCCGCGGCCGCCTGGGGCAGATCAAACTGCACCTCCTGCGCCTGCAGCCCTGA
- a CDS encoding ABC transporter substrate-binding protein, with product MKKLLLTALLSTLSAASASTLVFGGNGEPVSLESGNITDGISILVQRQIYDTLVDFEDGTTNLKPGLATKWTANANNTAWTFTLRKGVRFHDGTPLNADAVIFNLSRWWDKNHPYGFRDQGRTFEIVGELLGGYKGDATAVIKNIVKVNDSTVRIDLNKPSSVLPDVLAAGYFGIASPAAIKKDGAKYGTPASKPVGTGPFIFQSWRTGDRVTLLPNKLYWGEKAKVDQLVIRSIKDASQRLNELKAGTIDFANDLTPDSLKSVQGDKNLVAVKRPSFNVGFLSLNNRNQYLKNDKVRQAISMAINKKEIANAFWNGLGTSNASFLPPVLAWANSSKVPADYKFDPAAAKKMLADAGYPNGFSIDLWYMPVSRPYFPTPKPIAEAIAADLSAIGVKVNLKTEDWAKYLDDRNKEPGFDMYMIGWTGDYGDPDNFYGAYYGSNASDDINWNPANVETLLQQGRAAATQAAKAKVYQQLHEITYNAAYRIPMVHSNPLAAARTYVKGWTPSPLGSEPFNTVSVSGKK from the coding sequence ATGAAGAAACTGCTCCTCACTGCCCTGCTCTCCACCCTGAGCGCCGCTTCGGCGTCCACCCTGGTCTTCGGCGGCAACGGCGAACCCGTCAGCCTGGAATCCGGCAACATCACGGACGGGATCAGCATTCTCGTCCAGCGTCAGATCTACGACACCCTCGTGGACTTCGAGGACGGCACCACCAACCTCAAGCCCGGACTGGCCACCAAGTGGACCGCCAACGCCAACAACACCGCCTGGACCTTCACGCTGCGCAAGGGCGTGCGCTTCCACGACGGCACCCCCCTGAACGCCGACGCGGTGATCTTCAACCTGAGCCGCTGGTGGGACAAGAACCACCCCTACGGCTTCCGTGACCAGGGCCGCACCTTCGAGATCGTCGGCGAACTGCTCGGCGGGTACAAGGGCGACGCCACGGCCGTCATCAAGAACATCGTGAAGGTCAACGACTCCACGGTCCGCATCGACCTGAACAAGCCCTCCAGCGTCCTGCCGGACGTGCTGGCCGCCGGGTACTTCGGCATCGCCAGCCCCGCCGCGATCAAGAAGGACGGCGCGAAGTACGGCACGCCCGCCAGCAAGCCCGTCGGCACCGGCCCCTTCATCTTCCAGAGCTGGCGCACCGGCGACCGCGTGACCCTGCTGCCCAACAAGCTGTACTGGGGTGAGAAGGCCAAGGTCGACCAGCTGGTCATCCGGTCCATCAAGGACGCCAGCCAGCGCCTGAACGAACTGAAGGCCGGCACCATCGACTTCGCCAACGACCTGACCCCGGACAGCCTCAAGAGCGTCCAGGGCGACAAGAACCTCGTGGCGGTCAAGCGGCCCAGCTTCAACGTCGGCTTCCTGAGCCTGAACAACCGCAACCAGTACCTCAAGAACGACAAGGTGCGCCAGGCCATCAGCATGGCCATCAACAAGAAAGAGATCGCCAACGCCTTCTGGAACGGCCTGGGCACCAGCAACGCCAGCTTCCTGCCCCCCGTCCTCGCGTGGGCGAACAGCTCCAAGGTCCCGGCCGATTACAAGTTCGATCCGGCCGCCGCGAAGAAGATGCTGGCCGACGCCGGCTACCCCAACGGCTTCAGCATTGACCTGTGGTACATGCCCGTCAGCCGCCCCTACTTCCCCACGCCCAAGCCCATCGCGGAAGCCATCGCCGCTGACCTGAGCGCCATCGGCGTGAAGGTGAACCTGAAGACCGAGGACTGGGCGAAGTACCTGGACGACCGCAACAAGGAACCCGGCTTCGACATGTACATGATCGGCTGGACCGGCGACTACGGCGACCCGGACAACTTCTACGGCGCGTACTACGGCTCGAACGCCTCGGACGACATCAACTGGAACCCCGCGAACGTGGAAACCCTGCTCCAGCAGGGCCGCGCCGCCGCCACCCAGGCCGCCAAGGCCAAGGTGTACCAGCAGCTGCACGAGATTACCTACAACGCCGCGTACCGCATTCCCATGGTGCACAGCAACCCGCTGGCCGCCGCCCGCACGTACGTTAAAGGCTGGACGCCCAGCCCACTGGGCAGCGAACCCTTCAACACCGTCAGCGTCAGCGGCAAGAAATAA
- a CDS encoding fumarylacetoacetate hydrolase family protein, which translates to MKLVRYTVANGSAQWGVLNGEQIQVTRGMSGEATGETLALADVTLLAPAEPSKIVCVGRNYLDHIRELGNDTGDLPKEPGIFLKGPNALAEPGGTVQRPDWTQNFHFEGELALVIGQSASHLTPENALDCVAGYTAGLDLTARDLQKTDLQWFRAKAADRFCPLGPWLETEYDPRDVRVQTRVNGVTRQDSRTSHMIFSVVDILVYVTRFVTLEPGDVVLTGTPEGVGALQSGDVVEVEVEGLGTLVTPIG; encoded by the coding sequence ATGAAACTGGTCAGATACACGGTGGCGAACGGCTCCGCGCAGTGGGGCGTCCTGAACGGCGAGCAGATTCAGGTCACGCGCGGCATGAGTGGCGAGGCGACCGGCGAGACGCTGGCCCTGGCCGACGTGACGCTGCTCGCCCCGGCGGAGCCCAGCAAGATCGTCTGCGTGGGCCGCAATTACCTCGATCACATCCGTGAGCTGGGCAACGATACGGGCGACCTGCCGAAGGAGCCCGGCATCTTCCTGAAAGGACCCAACGCGCTGGCCGAGCCCGGCGGGACCGTGCAGCGGCCCGACTGGACCCAGAACTTCCACTTCGAGGGCGAGCTGGCCCTGGTGATCGGGCAGAGCGCCTCGCACCTCACGCCTGAGAACGCGCTGGACTGCGTGGCTGGCTACACGGCCGGACTGGACCTCACGGCCCGCGACCTGCAGAAGACGGACCTGCAGTGGTTCCGCGCGAAGGCCGCCGACCGCTTCTGCCCCCTGGGCCCGTGGCTGGAGACCGAGTACGACCCGCGTGACGTGCGCGTGCAGACCCGCGTGAACGGCGTGACCCGCCAGGACAGCCGTACGTCACACATGATCTTCTCCGTCGTGGACATTCTGGTGTACGTGACGCGCTTCGTGACGCTGGAACCCGGGGACGTGGTGCTGACCGGCACGCCTGAGGGCGTGGGCGCCCTCCAGTCGGGTGACGTGGTCGAGGTGGAGGTCGAGGGCCTGGGCACGCTCGTCACCCCCATCGGGTGA
- a CDS encoding acyl-CoA dehydrogenase family protein — protein sequence MDFTLNNEQRQLQQLARDFTRKEIIPIAAEYDQKEELPWQVVEKAFEVGLLNPSIPEHAGGLGLGMFDECLIAEEMAYGCMGIYTVLMASELGIAPILIGGTEEQQRRFLTPLTEKAGLAAFALSEPNNGSDAAAMGTTAVLDGDEWVINGTKMWISNGGLAEITVVFATTDKQGGHRATVALVVPKDAPGFSYNKIKHKMGQRASLTSELVFENVRVPKENQLGGQGDGFKIAMKTLDKTRIPVAAGSVGIARRAMDESVKYAKERAAFGKPIADFQAIQFKLAEMAIGIETGRLMYQKAAWLVDQGQPHGFESAIAKAYCSEMAFNAANEGIQVHGGYGYVGEYPVEKLLRDVKLNMIYEGTNEIQRVVISRTLLR from the coding sequence ATGGACTTCACCCTGAACAACGAACAACGCCAGTTGCAGCAGCTGGCCCGCGACTTCACCCGCAAGGAGATCATCCCGATCGCCGCCGAGTACGACCAGAAGGAAGAACTGCCCTGGCAGGTCGTGGAGAAGGCCTTCGAGGTCGGCCTCCTGAACCCCAGCATCCCTGAGCATGCGGGCGGTCTGGGGCTGGGTATGTTCGACGAGTGCCTGATCGCCGAGGAAATGGCCTACGGCTGCATGGGCATCTACACCGTGCTGATGGCCAGCGAACTGGGCATCGCCCCGATCCTGATTGGAGGGACCGAGGAGCAGCAGCGGCGCTTCCTGACCCCGCTGACCGAGAAGGCCGGGCTGGCCGCGTTCGCCCTGAGCGAACCGAACAACGGCTCTGACGCCGCCGCGATGGGTACCACCGCCGTGCTGGACGGGGACGAGTGGGTCATCAACGGCACGAAGATGTGGATCAGCAACGGCGGACTGGCCGAGATCACGGTCGTGTTCGCCACCACTGACAAGCAGGGCGGTCACCGCGCCACCGTCGCGCTGGTCGTGCCCAAGGACGCGCCGGGCTTCTCGTACAACAAGATCAAGCACAAGATGGGCCAGCGCGCCAGCCTGACCAGCGAACTGGTGTTCGAGAACGTCCGCGTACCGAAGGAGAACCAGCTGGGCGGGCAGGGGGACGGGTTCAAGATCGCCATGAAGACCCTCGACAAGACCCGCATTCCGGTCGCGGCGGGCTCGGTGGGCATCGCGCGGCGCGCCATGGATGAGAGCGTCAAGTACGCCAAGGAACGCGCCGCGTTCGGCAAACCCATCGCGGACTTCCAGGCCATCCAGTTCAAGCTGGCCGAGATGGCCATTGGGATCGAGACGGGCCGCCTGATGTACCAGAAAGCCGCGTGGCTGGTGGATCAGGGTCAACCCCACGGGTTCGAGAGCGCGATTGCCAAGGCGTACTGCTCGGAGATGGCTTTCAATGCCGCGAATGAGGGCATCCAGGTGCACGGCGGCTATGGGTACGTGGGCGAGTACCCCGTCGAGAAGCTCCTGCGCGACGTGAAGCTGAACATGATCTACGAGGGCACGAATGAGATCCAGCGCGTCGTGATCAGCCGCACACTCCTGCGCTGA
- a CDS encoding ABC transporter permease, with amino-acid sequence MGSYLIRRLARTLLVMLGISLVVFVFVRSIPGDPAVAMLGERATPAAAAALREQLGLNKPWFFNPANPLDAQYPKYISALVRGDLGTGLKSNIPVLDDLKSRFPATAELSVAALLVALLIGMPAGILAALRRNSIWDNLATTISLLGVSMPVFWLGLLLSYFFGVKLGILPPSGRAGTEFNVDPITGFNVLDALLRGQPAAAWDSVRHLVLPALALGTIPLAIVARITRSSMLDVLNQDYVRTARAKGLTDRTVTVKHALRNALLPVVTVIGLQAGALLGGAVLTETIFSWPGLGSWVYDAISQRDYPIIQGGVIFAALVVSVVNLIVDLSYAVLDPRIQYS; translated from the coding sequence TTGGGCAGTTACCTGATCCGCCGCCTCGCGCGGACCCTGCTGGTCATGCTGGGCATCAGCCTGGTCGTCTTTGTCTTCGTCCGGTCCATTCCCGGCGACCCGGCCGTCGCCATGCTCGGCGAGCGCGCCACGCCCGCAGCGGCCGCCGCGCTGCGCGAGCAGCTGGGCCTGAACAAACCCTGGTTCTTCAACCCGGCCAATCCCCTGGACGCGCAGTACCCGAAGTACATCTCGGCGCTGGTCCGCGGTGACCTCGGCACAGGCCTGAAGAGCAACATCCCGGTGCTGGATGACCTGAAAAGCAGGTTCCCCGCCACGGCGGAACTGAGCGTCGCGGCGCTGCTGGTGGCCCTCCTGATCGGTATGCCCGCCGGGATTCTGGCGGCCCTGCGGCGCAACAGCATCTGGGACAACCTCGCCACGACCATCTCGCTGCTGGGCGTCAGCATGCCCGTCTTCTGGCTGGGTCTGCTGCTGTCGTACTTCTTCGGCGTGAAGCTGGGCATCCTGCCGCCCAGTGGCCGGGCAGGAACGGAATTCAACGTGGACCCCATCACGGGCTTCAACGTGCTTGACGCGCTGCTGCGCGGCCAGCCCGCCGCGGCGTGGGACAGCGTCCGGCACCTGGTGCTGCCCGCCCTGGCGCTGGGCACCATTCCGCTGGCGATCGTGGCGCGCATCACGCGCAGCTCCATGCTGGACGTCCTGAATCAGGATTACGTGCGGACTGCGCGCGCCAAGGGTCTCACGGACCGCACCGTGACCGTGAAGCACGCCCTGCGCAACGCGCTGCTGCCCGTCGTGACCGTCATCGGCCTTCAGGCGGGGGCGCTGCTGGGCGGCGCGGTTCTGACCGAGACGATCTTCTCCTGGCCGGGCCTGGGCTCGTGGGTGTACGACGCGATCAGTCAGCGGGACTACCCGATCATTCAGGGCGGCGTGATCTTCGCGGCGCTGGTGGTCAGTGTCGTGAACCTGATCGTGGACCTCAGTTACGCCGTTCTCGACCCCCGCATCCAGTACAGCTGA